The Nitriliruptor alkaliphilus DSM 45188 genome includes a region encoding these proteins:
- a CDS encoding ABC transporter permease — protein MSTTMPPPEVEPDLVGPVPPPGPGLERDAERAESRRGFLIGLPSYAYLVLFFALPLLIVIIYSFATRSVRGATILGGWNLGSYSRLTDDLVLGIAWRSLWIAALTTLICLVVSYPFAYYLATRPARTRALLLVLVMIPFWSNLLVRTYAWRFLLSSDGPFTRTLQWLGFENAQLLFTPWAVMIGLVYGYLPFMVLPLYASIERLDHSLVEAARDLYASGWKAFWKVTWPLTRPGVIAGSILVFIPSFGAYVTPEILGGRGSTMLGSYIARQFIGTASDWPFGSALSVAILVVMLVAAMTYFRTGGKSL, from the coding sequence GTGTCCACCACGATGCCACCCCCGGAGGTCGAACCCGACCTCGTGGGTCCGGTGCCGCCACCTGGCCCTGGCCTGGAGCGCGACGCCGAGCGGGCCGAGTCACGCCGCGGGTTCCTCATCGGGCTGCCGAGCTACGCCTACCTGGTGCTGTTCTTCGCGCTGCCCCTGTTGATCGTCATCATCTACTCGTTCGCGACGCGGTCGGTCCGCGGCGCCACGATCCTCGGGGGCTGGAACCTCGGCTCGTACTCCCGGTTGACCGACGACCTGGTGCTCGGGATCGCGTGGCGGTCGCTGTGGATCGCGGCGCTGACCACCCTGATCTGCCTGGTGGTGTCCTACCCGTTCGCGTACTACCTGGCGACGCGGCCGGCGCGCACCCGCGCCCTGCTGCTGGTCCTGGTGATGATCCCGTTCTGGTCCAACCTCCTGGTGCGGACCTACGCGTGGCGGTTCCTGCTGTCCAGCGACGGGCCCTTCACGCGGACGCTGCAGTGGCTCGGGTTCGAGAACGCTCAGCTGCTGTTCACCCCCTGGGCGGTGATGATCGGGCTGGTCTACGGCTACCTGCCGTTCATGGTGCTGCCGCTGTACGCCTCGATCGAGCGCCTCGACCACTCGCTGGTCGAGGCGGCACGGGATCTGTACGCGTCCGGGTGGAAGGCGTTCTGGAAGGTCACCTGGCCGCTGACCCGTCCCGGGGTGATCGCCGGATCGATCCTGGTGTTCATCCCGTCGTTCGGTGCCTACGTCACCCCCGAGATCCTCGGCGGTCGCGGCTCGACGATGCTCGGCAGCTACATCGCGCGGCAGTTCATCGGCACCGCCAGCGACTGGCCGTTCGGCTCCGCGCTGTCGGTGGCGATCCTGGTCGTGATGCTGGTCGCGGCGATGACCTACTTCCGCACCGGAGGCAAGAGCCTGTGA
- a CDS encoding ABC transporter permease, translated as MSVLEAPGAAADDVADDSLVRPKRSADRLLAGNAWLVFAFLYLPILVLVVYSFNDNQRVGIWGGFSTRWYGEMFANTRVMDALWTSVLVAVISTVIATVLGTAAALSMERYRYRSQRAFDGLLYLPVIIPDITMAVMLLLFFVQAFDLIFLATGAQLSRGIGTITLAHVAFNISFVALVVRARLSGLDGALEEAAADLYASRWQAFRRVTLPLIAPGVAGGALLALTLSLDDVVIAEFVSGAGSTTLPVYVFGALRRGVTPLINAVSVLMLGGSILLVLMSLAVSRRREGSG; from the coding sequence ATGAGCGTGCTCGAGGCCCCTGGAGCGGCGGCCGACGACGTCGCCGACGACTCGCTCGTGCGGCCGAAGCGCAGCGCCGACCGGCTGCTGGCCGGCAACGCCTGGCTGGTGTTCGCCTTCCTCTACCTGCCGATCCTGGTCCTGGTCGTCTACTCCTTCAACGACAACCAGCGCGTCGGTATCTGGGGTGGCTTCTCGACCCGCTGGTACGGCGAGATGTTCGCCAACACCCGGGTGATGGATGCCCTGTGGACGTCGGTGCTGGTCGCCGTGATCTCGACCGTGATCGCGACCGTCCTCGGCACCGCCGCCGCGCTGTCGATGGAGCGCTACCGCTACCGCAGCCAACGCGCCTTCGACGGGCTGCTGTACCTGCCGGTGATCATCCCCGACATCACGATGGCCGTGATGCTGCTGCTGTTCTTCGTGCAGGCCTTCGACCTGATCTTCCTCGCCACGGGGGCGCAGCTCAGCCGGGGGATCGGCACCATCACGCTGGCGCACGTGGCGTTCAACATCTCCTTCGTGGCCCTGGTGGTCCGGGCGCGCCTGTCCGGCCTGGACGGAGCCCTGGAGGAGGCCGCAGCCGACCTGTACGCGAGCCGCTGGCAGGCGTTCCGCCGGGTGACCCTGCCGCTGATCGCACCGGGGGTGGCAGGCGGCGCACTGCTGGCGCTGACGCTGTCACTCGACGACGTGGTGATCGCCGAGTTCGTCAGCGGTGCGGGTTCGACGACGTTGCCGGTGTACGTCTTCGGGGCGCTCCGCCGCGGCGTGACACCGCTGATCAACGCCGTCTCGGTGCTGATGCTCGGGGGATCGATCCTGCTGGTGCTCATGTCGTTGGCGGTGTCACGCCGGCGCGAGGGCAGCGGGTGA
- a CDS encoding ABC transporter substrate-binding protein, translating to MSALLVGAMVLSACGREVGEDVDAGATADDAGDDTAADDGVDDGGVAADTVSCEVGETDGDLLLYNWSEYMDPDLLSAFSEEYGVNATEDNYTSNEALIAQIRAGGADYDVIVPSDYMVEIMIEEGLILALDHDAIPNMANVADEFVDPPYDPGLVHSMPFQWGTTGIGVDTEATGPDPEPTWGWLFDPDMAGELPGRISILDDPREGMAAALYYLGYDPNTQDEAELEEAADLIDQAGAWTVTYTSDQFTELLMTGETVVAQGYSGNFLDNFGSADDPDRYAYLIPDEGATIWTDNMAILADSDSPCTAHTFIDFILDAENGAQLTNWTYYASPNAAAMEFIDEEITGDPAIFPDDDVRENLYFLESTGDAEILYTDLFTRAQG from the coding sequence GTGAGCGCGCTGCTGGTGGGCGCGATGGTGCTGTCCGCCTGTGGGCGCGAGGTCGGTGAGGACGTCGACGCCGGCGCCACCGCTGACGACGCGGGCGACGACACGGCGGCAGACGATGGCGTGGACGACGGCGGCGTGGCTGCCGACACCGTCAGCTGCGAGGTCGGCGAGACCGACGGCGACCTGCTGCTCTACAACTGGTCGGAGTACATGGACCCGGACCTGCTCAGCGCGTTCAGCGAGGAGTACGGGGTCAACGCCACCGAGGACAACTACACCTCCAACGAGGCCCTGATCGCCCAGATCCGTGCCGGCGGGGCCGACTACGACGTCATCGTCCCCTCGGACTACATGGTCGAGATCATGATCGAGGAGGGGCTGATCCTCGCCCTGGACCACGACGCGATCCCGAACATGGCGAACGTGGCCGACGAGTTCGTCGACCCGCCCTACGACCCGGGCCTCGTGCACTCCATGCCCTTCCAGTGGGGCACGACGGGCATCGGCGTCGACACCGAGGCGACGGGCCCGGATCCGGAGCCCACCTGGGGGTGGCTGTTCGACCCGGACATGGCGGGGGAGCTGCCCGGACGCATCTCGATCCTCGACGACCCGCGTGAAGGGATGGCCGCGGCGCTGTACTACCTCGGCTACGACCCCAACACCCAGGACGAGGCGGAGCTCGAGGAAGCAGCCGATCTGATCGACCAGGCCGGCGCGTGGACGGTCACCTACACCTCCGACCAGTTCACCGAGCTGCTGATGACCGGCGAGACCGTGGTCGCCCAGGGCTACAGCGGCAACTTCCTGGACAACTTCGGCAGCGCGGACGACCCGGACCGGTACGCCTACCTGATCCCCGACGAGGGGGCGACGATCTGGACCGACAACATGGCGATCCTGGCCGACTCGGACAGCCCGTGCACGGCGCACACGTTCATCGACTTCATCCTCGACGCCGAGAACGGCGCCCAGCTGACCAACTGGACCTACTACGCCTCGCCGAACGCTGCCGCGATGGAGTTCATCGACGAGGAGATCACCGGCGACCCGGCGATCTTTCCCGACGACGACGTGCGCGAGAACCTGTACTTCCTCGAGAGCACCGGCGACGCCGAGATCCTCTACACCGACCTGTTCACCCGTGCGCAGGGCTGA
- a CDS encoding aldehyde dehydrogenase family protein: protein MWIANQRIDAAATGGWIDSEDPATEEVIGRVPAGGAADVERAVAAARDASDGWRYTAANDRAELLHEAVARSTEQHDELVELLTREQGKARPEQEEEAEWALTSLRYYAELGRNGSGRVIPSGEPRSQLNMVLKEPYGVVGAIVPWNYPLLLLAWKLAPALAAGNTVVIKPSELTSLVTLRWIESCFDHFPPGVINVVTGTGAEAGEALVAHPDVRVIAMTGSVATGQRIASVAAPMMKHLHLELGGKDAFVVGPDADLETAADALAYAALLNAGQVCTSAERVLVPAGMRDGFAEAVTAKVADLRLGHGLDAGTDLGPMAADRFRDKVTAHVEDAVSRGARVVTGGGRPDRPGWFFEPTVLVDVDDDMVIATEETFGPTIPISTYDRLDEVIGRVNASTMGLGATLRSSDPLAIKRFYEGVKVGTVWINDPLTDNYAGPFGGMKMTGGGRELGPEGLETFLETKHVHWDFSQDRKDWWFPYGAGEDDV, encoded by the coding sequence ATGTGGATCGCGAACCAGCGCATCGACGCGGCAGCCACGGGTGGGTGGATCGACAGCGAGGATCCGGCCACCGAAGAGGTCATCGGACGCGTGCCCGCCGGCGGAGCGGCGGACGTCGAGCGGGCGGTCGCGGCTGCTCGCGATGCGTCGGACGGCTGGCGCTACACGGCCGCCAACGACCGAGCCGAGCTGCTGCACGAGGCCGTGGCGCGCAGCACCGAGCAGCACGACGAGCTCGTGGAGCTGCTGACCCGCGAGCAGGGCAAGGCACGACCCGAGCAGGAGGAGGAGGCCGAGTGGGCCCTGACCTCGCTGCGGTACTACGCCGAGCTCGGCCGCAACGGCAGCGGACGGGTCATCCCGTCGGGTGAGCCGCGATCGCAGCTGAACATGGTGCTCAAGGAGCCGTACGGGGTCGTCGGCGCGATCGTGCCCTGGAACTACCCCCTGCTGCTGCTCGCCTGGAAGCTCGCGCCGGCGCTGGCTGCCGGCAACACCGTGGTGATCAAGCCGTCCGAGCTGACCTCCCTGGTCACCCTCCGCTGGATCGAGAGCTGCTTCGACCACTTCCCGCCCGGCGTCATCAACGTGGTCACCGGGACGGGCGCCGAGGCCGGCGAGGCCCTGGTCGCCCACCCCGACGTGCGGGTCATCGCGATGACCGGCTCGGTCGCGACCGGGCAGCGCATCGCGTCCGTGGCCGCGCCGATGATGAAGCACCTGCACCTCGAGCTCGGCGGCAAGGATGCGTTCGTGGTCGGGCCCGATGCCGATCTCGAGACGGCCGCCGACGCGCTGGCGTACGCGGCGTTGCTCAACGCCGGCCAGGTGTGCACGTCCGCCGAGCGGGTGCTGGTGCCGGCGGGGATGCGCGACGGGTTCGCGGAAGCGGTCACCGCCAAGGTGGCCGACCTCCGTCTCGGTCACGGGCTGGACGCCGGGACCGACCTCGGGCCGATGGCAGCGGACCGGTTCCGCGACAAGGTCACCGCCCACGTCGAGGATGCGGTCAGCCGCGGCGCGCGCGTGGTCACCGGCGGCGGTCGGCCGGACCGTCCGGGCTGGTTCTTCGAACCGACGGTGCTCGTCGACGTCGACGACGACATGGTCATCGCGACCGAGGAGACCTTCGGTCCGACCATCCCGATCTCGACCTACGACCGGCTCGACGAGGTGATCGGGCGCGTGAACGCGTCGACGATGGGCCTCGGCGCGACCCTGCGGTCCTCCGACCCACTCGCGATCAAGCGGTTCTACGAGGGGGTCAAGGTCGGCACGGTCTGGATCAACGACCCGCTGACCGACAACTACGCCGGACCGTTCGGCGGCATGAAGATGACCGGCGGTGGCCGCGAGCTCGGCCCCGAGGGGCTCGAGACCTTCCTCGAGACCAAGCACGTGCACTGGGACTTCAGCCAGGACCGCAAGGACTGGTGGTTCCCCTACGGCGCCGGCGAGGACGACGTGTGA
- the speB gene encoding agmatinase codes for MPTPDDAATHGFDEPFAPGTGESFGARGSFCGVPHRRVDQVEPGEVVILGAPFDWGASHRPGARFGPKAIREADYLPPDGSRPHLTAGVDPLVDLPVVDAGDAAIVGGYIAPSLTSIERYVHTVASRGGIPIVLGGDHTITFPDASGVARHHGFGRIALVHFDAHADTGEDQWGQLHGHGTPMRRLIESGAVPGHRFVQIGLRGYWPPPETVAWMREQHMRSFTMEEVVQRGLERVVDEAVAHAAGPGPNGEEPAVGVFVSVDVDVVDPGMAPGTGTPEPGGLTSRQLLDTVRRLGRDLEVVGADVVEVAPHYDQPMDITAALANRVVLELTTGMAERRRAVATAP; via the coding sequence CTGCCCACCCCCGACGACGCCGCGACCCACGGGTTCGACGAACCCTTCGCCCCCGGCACGGGGGAATCGTTCGGGGCGCGGGGCTCGTTCTGCGGCGTGCCGCACCGCCGTGTCGACCAGGTCGAGCCCGGCGAGGTGGTCATCCTCGGGGCACCGTTCGACTGGGGTGCGTCGCACCGCCCCGGGGCTCGGTTCGGACCGAAGGCGATCCGTGAGGCCGACTACCTGCCGCCGGACGGCAGCCGCCCGCACCTGACGGCGGGGGTCGACCCACTCGTGGACCTGCCGGTCGTCGACGCCGGCGATGCCGCGATCGTCGGCGGCTACATCGCCCCCTCGCTGACCAGCATCGAACGCTACGTCCACACCGTCGCGTCGCGCGGTGGCATCCCGATCGTGCTCGGTGGCGATCACACCATCACCTTCCCGGACGCCTCAGGCGTGGCGCGTCACCACGGGTTCGGTCGCATCGCGCTGGTGCACTTCGATGCGCACGCCGACACCGGCGAGGACCAGTGGGGCCAGCTGCACGGGCACGGCACGCCGATGCGGCGCCTGATCGAATCCGGCGCCGTGCCCGGCCACCGGTTCGTGCAGATCGGCCTGCGGGGCTACTGGCCGCCGCCCGAGACGGTCGCCTGGATGCGCGAGCAGCACATGCGCAGCTTCACCATGGAAGAGGTCGTCCAGCGCGGGCTCGAACGCGTCGTCGACGAGGCCGTCGCCCACGCGGCGGGGCCCGGGCCGAACGGCGAAGAGCCGGCGGTCGGTGTGTTCGTGTCGGTCGACGTGGACGTGGTCGATCCGGGTATGGCGCCCGGAACCGGCACCCCCGAACCCGGCGGCCTGACCTCGCGGCAGCTGCTCGACACGGTGCGCCGCCTCGGACGCGACCTCGAGGTGGTCGGGGCGGACGTGGTCGAGGTCGCCCCGCACTACGACCAGCCGATGGACATCACCGCGGCGCTGGCCAACCGCGTCGTGCTCGAGCTGACCACCGGCATGGCGGAGCGCCGCCGCGCGGTGGCCACCGCCCCGTGA
- a CDS encoding amidohydrolase, protein MSADLLVVQEDPDRGSIWTGTGERTDAVAVVDGRIVALGTEAWDRRDARTEVVPVADGTLLPAFRDGHIHPLNGGAETLDCDLVDSADVGEVLRRVASFADEHPAEAWVVGWGYPPEILPGGTGRASVLDGVVGDRPVALWSSDHHMVWCNSAALRVAGITAATADPPRGTIVRDRDGEPVGTLLEEAEHLLDDHLPARGIEKQARGLQVGLDRMTSAGLVWGQDAWITLPMLPAFARVADAGDLTADLDVAPKVEVERWRDQLEAFRDARRDVTAATARRAADGVPGGRLTLSTVKLFVDGVIEGGTGALLEPYCALAHDPTSGGGHGIANWEPGELARACAAFDAAGFQLHLHAIGDRAVRDALDAFEHVAVVNGHRDRRPVVAHTHLVHPSDRARFRALGAVANFEPLWAQPNEIMVDLTAPRLGPERSGWQYPIGSLLRGGAHISFGSDWPVSSHLPLQGIQVAVTRQVPGAPDAGVLHPEERITRDDALQAYTAGVAFQAGEELDTGTIAVGQRADLVLTDVDVTRVPAAALGEVAVQRTWRAGTTVHDVGR, encoded by the coding sequence GTGAGCGCCGACCTCCTCGTCGTCCAGGAGGACCCCGACCGGGGCAGCATCTGGACCGGGACGGGCGAACGGACCGATGCCGTCGCCGTCGTGGACGGCCGCATCGTCGCGCTCGGCACCGAAGCCTGGGATCGGCGTGACGCGCGGACCGAGGTCGTCCCGGTGGCGGACGGCACGCTGCTGCCGGCGTTCCGCGACGGGCACATCCACCCGCTGAACGGGGGCGCCGAGACCCTGGACTGCGACCTGGTCGACAGCGCCGACGTCGGCGAGGTACTGCGCCGGGTCGCGTCGTTCGCCGACGAGCACCCGGCCGAGGCGTGGGTCGTCGGGTGGGGGTACCCGCCCGAGATCCTGCCCGGTGGGACCGGACGCGCGAGCGTCCTCGACGGGGTCGTCGGGGACCGCCCGGTCGCCCTGTGGTCCTCGGACCACCACATGGTGTGGTGCAACAGCGCCGCGCTGCGCGTGGCCGGTATCACGGCGGCGACGGCGGATCCCCCGCGCGGGACGATCGTGCGCGACCGGGACGGCGAGCCCGTCGGCACCCTCCTCGAGGAGGCCGAGCACCTCCTCGACGACCACCTGCCTGCCCGGGGGATCGAGAAGCAGGCCAGGGGGCTGCAGGTCGGCCTCGACCGCATGACCTCCGCCGGCCTCGTGTGGGGGCAGGACGCCTGGATCACCCTGCCGATGCTGCCCGCGTTCGCGCGGGTCGCCGACGCCGGCGATCTGACGGCCGACCTCGACGTCGCGCCCAAGGTCGAGGTGGAGCGCTGGCGGGACCAGCTCGAGGCGTTCCGTGACGCCCGCCGGGACGTCACCGCCGCCACGGCCCGGCGCGCTGCCGACGGGGTGCCCGGCGGACGCCTGACCCTGTCCACCGTCAAGCTGTTCGTCGACGGCGTCATCGAGGGTGGGACGGGCGCGCTGCTCGAGCCGTACTGCGCCCTCGCCCACGATCCGACCAGCGGCGGCGGTCACGGCATCGCCAACTGGGAACCCGGCGAGCTCGCGCGGGCCTGCGCGGCCTTCGACGCGGCGGGTTTCCAGCTCCACCTGCACGCCATCGGGGACCGCGCGGTCCGGGACGCCCTCGACGCCTTCGAGCACGTCGCCGTCGTCAACGGCCACCGGGACCGTCGACCGGTCGTCGCCCACACCCACCTCGTCCACCCGAGCGACCGGGCCCGCTTCCGCGCCCTCGGCGCCGTGGCCAACTTCGAACCCCTGTGGGCACAACCGAACGAGATCATGGTCGACCTCACGGCGCCGCGTCTCGGCCCCGAGCGCAGCGGGTGGCAGTACCCGATCGGCTCGCTGCTGCGCGGCGGGGCGCACATCTCCTTCGGCAGCGACTGGCCGGTGTCGTCCCACCTCCCGCTGCAGGGCATCCAGGTCGCCGTGACGCGGCAGGTCCCGGGCGCGCCGGACGCCGGGGTGCTGCACCCCGAGGAACGCATCACCCGCGACGACGCCCTGCAGGCCTACACCGCCGGGGTCGCGTTCCAGGCCGGCGAGGAGTTGGACACCGGCACCATCGCGGTCGGGCAGCGTGCCGATCTGGTGCTGACCGACGTCGACGTCACGCGGGTGCCCGCCGCTGCCCTCGGTGAGGTGGCGGTGCAGCGCACGTGGCGTGCCGGCACCACCGTCCACGACGTCGGCCGCTGA
- a CDS encoding 3-hydroxybutyryl-CoA dehydrogenase: protein MVTEVGKVGIVGCGTMGSGIAEIVARNGLPVAFVEVDAGAVERGSARIASSLDRQVSRGKLEQAERDAIAERIQGSADWSVLGDCDLIVEAVPEVLTLKQEAFRRLDEVVRDDAILATNTSSLPVMDIAVHTRRPNRVLGFHFFNPAPVMKLIELVRTVVTDENVVDVAKRFAETIGKAPVVVGDRRGFIANQLLFPYLNQAVWMVDSGYATKEDVDAAMRFGAGLPMGPLALTDLVGIDTFVGIMEAIHSQFQDTRFAPRPILSQLAAAGFTGRKSGRGFYAYEEPGSSRVVPDDSARAPADPDSIAAWTTVGVLGTGTMASGIVEVCAKAGYEVVVRGRSKEKAEAVAAKVAKSLQRMVDKGRVSEGEMVATLQRIKPTADLEDLAPSDVVIEAVAEDLDVKRELFAELAPVLKPDAVLSTTTSSLPIIECAMVTDRPDRVIGLHFFNPAAIMKLVEVVPTVRTDEQVVEQSRAFVDKVGKVGVLCGDRAGFIVNTLLFPYLNDAVKMLESHYATAEEIDTAMKLGAGYPMGPFQLMDVVGLDVTLAIIERLKQEFRQPSYEPAGLLRHMVDAGFLGRKVGRGFYVY from the coding sequence ATCGTCACCGAGGTCGGCAAGGTCGGCATCGTCGGCTGCGGAACGATGGGTTCCGGCATCGCCGAGATCGTGGCCCGCAACGGGCTCCCGGTGGCGTTCGTCGAGGTCGACGCCGGTGCCGTCGAGCGCGGCTCGGCCCGGATCGCCAGCTCGCTCGACCGCCAGGTGTCGCGCGGCAAGCTCGAGCAGGCCGAGCGCGACGCCATCGCCGAGCGCATCCAGGGTTCGGCCGATTGGAGTGTGCTCGGGGACTGCGACCTGATCGTCGAGGCCGTCCCCGAGGTCCTGACCTTGAAGCAGGAGGCGTTCCGGCGCCTCGACGAGGTCGTCCGCGACGACGCCATCCTGGCGACCAACACCTCGTCCCTGCCCGTGATGGACATCGCGGTCCACACCCGGCGCCCCAACCGGGTCCTCGGCTTCCACTTCTTCAACCCAGCGCCGGTGATGAAGCTCATCGAACTGGTCCGCACCGTGGTCACCGACGAGAACGTGGTCGACGTCGCCAAGAGGTTCGCCGAGACCATCGGCAAGGCTCCCGTCGTCGTCGGGGACCGCCGCGGCTTCATCGCCAACCAGCTGCTGTTCCCCTACCTCAACCAGGCCGTCTGGATGGTCGACTCGGGGTACGCGACCAAGGAGGACGTCGACGCGGCGATGCGCTTCGGCGCGGGCCTGCCGATGGGGCCGCTCGCCCTGACCGACCTCGTCGGGATCGACACCTTCGTCGGCATCATGGAGGCCATCCACTCGCAGTTCCAGGACACGCGTTTCGCCCCGCGGCCGATCCTCAGCCAGCTCGCCGCCGCCGGGTTCACCGGCCGCAAGTCGGGCCGCGGGTTCTACGCCTACGAGGAGCCCGGCAGCTCGCGCGTGGTGCCCGACGACTCCGCCCGGGCGCCCGCCGACCCGGACAGCATCGCCGCCTGGACCACCGTCGGGGTGCTCGGGACCGGCACGATGGCCTCCGGCATCGTCGAGGTCTGCGCCAAGGCCGGCTACGAGGTGGTCGTGCGGGGCCGCTCCAAGGAGAAGGCCGAGGCGGTGGCCGCCAAGGTCGCCAAGTCCCTCCAGCGCATGGTCGACAAGGGGCGCGTGTCCGAGGGGGAGATGGTCGCCACCCTCCAGCGCATCAAGCCGACGGCCGACCTCGAGGATCTCGCGCCCTCGGACGTGGTCATCGAGGCGGTCGCCGAGGACCTCGATGTCAAGCGCGAGCTGTTCGCCGAGCTCGCCCCGGTGCTCAAGCCCGACGCGGTCCTGTCCACGACGACCTCCTCGCTGCCGATCATCGAGTGCGCGATGGTCACCGACCGCCCCGACCGGGTGATCGGCCTGCACTTCTTCAACCCTGCCGCCATCATGAAGCTGGTCGAGGTCGTGCCGACGGTCCGCACCGACGAGCAGGTCGTCGAGCAGTCCCGCGCCTTCGTGGACAAGGTCGGCAAGGTCGGCGTGCTGTGCGGCGACCGGGCCGGGTTCATCGTCAACACCCTGCTGTTCCCCTACCTCAACGACGCCGTGAAGATGCTCGAGTCGCACTACGCGACCGCCGAGGAGATCGACACGGCGATGAAGCTCGGCGCCGGGTACCCGATGGGGCCGTTCCAGCTCATGGACGTGGTCGGCCTCGACGTGACCCTGGCCATCATCGAGCGCCTCAAGCAGGAGTTCCGTCAGCCGTCCTACGAGCCGGCCGGGCTCCTGCGGCACATGGTCGACGCCGGGTTCCTCGGACGCAAGGTCGGGCGGGGGTTCTACGTCTACTGA
- a CDS encoding YkvA family protein, with the protein MPWHAKAVAAAAAAYVASPVDLLPDVVPYVGGIDDLLAVLIAVRRLITAAGYDVVREHWTGTDDGFGVLIVLAGVGTSRHHRAAPSSGTEE; encoded by the coding sequence GTGCCGTGGCACGCCAAGGCCGTCGCTGCCGCGGCCGCGGCGTACGTCGCCTCCCCGGTCGACCTCCTGCCCGACGTGGTGCCGTACGTCGGTGGCATCGACGACCTGCTCGCGGTGCTCATCGCCGTGCGGCGCCTGATCACCGCCGCAGGCTACGACGTGGTGCGCGAGCACTGGACGGGGACCGACGACGGGTTCGGCGTTCTGATCGTGCTGGCCGGCGTCGGCACCTCGCGTCACCATCGTGCGGCCCCCTCGTCGGGGACCGAGGAGTGA
- a CDS encoding peptidylprolyl isomerase, whose translation MAKSTHEKQLERARQKRQQDVLAKRRGRSRVLVFVLVGLMVLALVGAALVSVIDPGGSPVVDDEPGAAEDPEPLDEAPGDLAAGERPEGACPPTPGDVPEVTSTLYDEAPDTVIEEGVTTYTATLATTCGDIVLELDAEAAPETVNNFVFLAEDGYYDGVIFHRVVEGFVIQGGDPAGTGCGREDCSPAGDGPAYPGYTIDDELDAAVQLVSEEGGYPQGALAMANAGPDTNGSQFFIVEPDDGVPLPPAYTLFGRVLDGIDVVQAIALGPAEGDTAIDPVVITSVTIEAN comes from the coding sequence GTGGCCAAGAGCACCCACGAGAAGCAGCTGGAACGAGCGCGCCAGAAGCGGCAGCAGGACGTGCTGGCCAAGCGGCGCGGCCGTTCGCGCGTCCTGGTGTTCGTGCTGGTCGGGCTCATGGTCCTGGCGCTGGTCGGGGCAGCCCTCGTCAGCGTGATCGACCCAGGCGGTAGCCCGGTCGTGGACGACGAGCCGGGTGCGGCCGAGGATCCAGAACCCCTCGACGAAGCCCCTGGCGACCTCGCCGCCGGCGAGCGTCCCGAGGGCGCCTGCCCGCCGACCCCGGGCGACGTCCCCGAGGTGACCAGCACGCTCTACGACGAGGCCCCGGACACCGTGATCGAGGAGGGCGTCACCACCTACACGGCGACCCTGGCGACCACCTGCGGCGACATCGTCCTGGAGCTCGATGCCGAGGCTGCCCCGGAGACGGTGAACAACTTCGTGTTCCTCGCCGAGGACGGCTACTACGACGGCGTGATCTTCCACCGCGTGGTCGAGGGTTTCGTGATCCAGGGTGGCGACCCCGCCGGGACCGGCTGCGGGCGCGAGGACTGCTCGCCCGCGGGCGACGGCCCCGCGTACCCGGGCTACACGATCGACGACGAGCTGGACGCGGCCGTCCAGCTCGTGTCCGAGGAGGGCGGCTACCCGCAGGGCGCGCTGGCGATGGCCAACGCCGGTCCGGACACCAACGGCTCGCAGTTCTTCATCGTCGAGCCCGATGACGGTGTCCCGCTGCCGCCCGCCTACACCCTGTTCGGACGCGTGCTCGACGGGATCGACGTGGTCCAGGCGATCGCCCTCGGTCCAGCCGAGGGGGACACCGCGATCGACCCGGTGGTCATCACCTCGGTCACCATCGAGGCGAACTGA
- a CDS encoding peptidylprolyl isomerase: MAKQWSSPPELTIDTDKTYTATIHTNRGDVTAKLFADEAPQTVNNFVFLAREGFYDGVIFHRVIRDFMIQGGDPTGTGTGGPGYKFADELESARSRGYKMGTLAMANAGPNTNGSQFFICHQDVGLPPSYSVFGKTTDGLDVVDQIATTPTDGRDRPNDEVVISGIDITED; the protein is encoded by the coding sequence GTGGCCAAGCAGTGGAGCTCACCGCCCGAGCTGACGATCGACACCGACAAGACCTACACCGCGACGATCCACACCAACCGTGGCGACGTCACCGCCAAGCTGTTCGCCGACGAGGCGCCGCAGACGGTGAACAACTTCGTCTTCCTCGCACGGGAGGGGTTCTACGACGGGGTGATCTTCCACCGCGTCATCCGCGACTTCATGATCCAGGGCGGTGACCCGACGGGCACCGGCACCGGCGGGCCGGGCTACAAGTTCGCCGACGAGCTCGAGAGCGCCAGGAGCCGTGGCTACAAGATGGGCACCCTGGCGATGGCGAACGCGGGCCCCAACACCAACGGTTCCCAGTTCTTCATCTGCCACCAGGACGTGGGTCTGCCGCCGTCGTACAGCGTCTTCGGCAAGACCACCGACGGCCTCGACGTGGTCGACCAGATCGCCACGACGCCCACCGACGGTCGCGACCGGCCCAACGACGAGGTGGTCATCTCGGGCATCGACATCACCGAGGACTGA